Part of the Gammaproteobacteria bacterium genome, TTGTCGGAATCCGTGCCGAGCGGCTCGAGAGCCGCCAGCCATTCGGCCGTCGCGCGGTGTTCGTAAAAGTGGCGTTCCTCCTCTTCGGCTGCGACGCGAATCCTGCTTTTGATTTTCGCATCCTCGATGACGCAGAAGTGCCACGGCTGCATGTTGGCGCCACTCGGTGCGCTGGCTGCAGCGCGCAGGCAATGTTCGATTACGCCTGCTGGTACAGGCCGGTCCGAAAAATCGCGTACCGTGCGGCGCCGGCTCATTTCCTCGCAGTATTCGCGAGCGCGGCGCTGCATTTCATCCGGTTCGTATTCGACAAAACCCGCCAGCGGGATAAAGCGTGGTTCGCTCACGGCACCTCATCGCAGGTGCGCTGGCCGACCGGAATCCAGTCGATAAGATGCTCGTCGTATTCATCCTCAGACACACCGGCGCCCGGTTTGGCGCGTCCGGCGACCGAGATGCCGGCCGCGTAGACACTGTCCGGGTCACCACTCACCAGTGGGTGCCAGTCAGCCAGGCCACGGCCTTCGTCCAGCCGGCGGTAGGCGCAGCTTTCGGGTAGCCACTTGAGATGGCCGATATGCTGTTTTTTCAGCACGATGCAGTCGGGCACATGCTCCAGTCTGCGGGCGTAGTGGCGGCAGCGGGCGGTCTTGACGTTGAGCAGTTTGCACGCCACCGAGGTGTAGAAAATCTCGCCGGTATCAGTGTCTTCGACCTTGTGCAGGCAACAGCGGCCGCAGCCGTCGCACAGCGATTCCCACTCGCGCCGGGTCATCTGCGCGAGAGTCTTTGTTTCCCAGAACGGGGCAGCTTTTTTGCGCGTGGCGGGCATGACGCGATTGTGCGCCAGCGGAGCAGCGATCACAATTGCCGGTATGAAACTCAACGCTGTATTTCTCGACTACGCGACGGTCAGCCACGATGACATCGATGCCACGCCGCTCACCCGGGCGCTGCCGGGACTGCGGTTTTTTCCCACCAGCACGCCGGCCGAGACGGGTGCCCGTATCGCTGATGCCGAGGTGGTGTTGCTGAACAAGATAACGATGGATGCGGCACGCATCGCCGCGGCGCCACGGCTGAAGCTGATCTGCGTTACGGCAACCGGTACCGACAACATCGACCTGGTCGCTGCGCGCGAACGTGGCATAGCGGTATGCAACATGCGCTCCTATTGCACGGCATCCGTGGTGCAGCACGTTTTCGCGCTGCTGCTCGCGTTGACGCACCACCTGGCCGGATACCAGGCCCTGTTACGCGACGGCGCCTGGCGTGGCAGCCCGCAGTTCTGCCTGCTTGACTACCCGGTGCGCGAGCTTGCCGGCAAGGTTTTCGGCATTGTCGGCCATGGCGAGCTCGGCAGCGCGGCGGCATCGGTTGCTGCGGGATTTGGCATGCATGTGTTACTGGCGGCACGGCCGGGAACCGAGATGGCGGCCGACCGCGTCGCGCTGCATGACCTGCTGGGGCGGGTTGATGTGCTCAGCCTGCATTGCCCGCTGACACCACAGACACGAGGCCTGATCGGCGCGGCTGAGCTGGCGCTGATGAAACCCGATGCGGTGCTGATCAACACCGCCCGGGGTGCACTGGTAGATGCCGCGGCGCTGGCGAACGCCCTGCGCGGCCACCGCCTGGGCGGGGCGGGAATCGATGTGCTGGAGCAGGAGCCCCCGGTCGACGGCAATCCGCTGCTGGCCGATAACATTCCCAACCTGATCGTCACGCCGCACGTGGCGTGGGCCGCGGTCGAGGCACGCCAGCGCGCTATCGAGGAGATGGCGTCCAACATCACTGCCTGGCAAACCGGCGAACAGCGCAACCGCGTAGTGTGATTGCTGGCCGTTGGCAGCTTTCTGCCATACTGGCCGCATGACCAATCGCCGCATCCCAATAAGACGCCTGTCCTGTGGCGTGGTTGTGGCGCGTGAGACTTCGCAGGGTACCCGGCTGCTGCTGCTGCGGGCGTACCGCAACTGGGATTTCCCCAAGGGCATGCTGGAAGGCAACGAGACACCGCTGGCTGCTGCCGTCCGCGAGGTCGAGGAAGAAACGACGCTGAACGACCTGGAGTTCAACTGGGGCGAAGAATTTATCGAGACCGGGCCATACAGTCGCGGCAAGGTAGCGCGCTATTACATTGCGCTTACCCGCCGCGATGATATAGAGCTGCCCGTAAACCCGGAGATTGGCCGCCCCGAACACGCCGAATTCCGTTGGGTCGACGTGTCCGAGGCAGATGCAATAACGACTGCGCGACTCAGCCCGGTAATCGC contains:
- a CDS encoding NUDIX domain-containing protein, which encodes MTNRRIPIRRLSCGVVVARETSQGTRLLLLRAYRNWDFPKGMLEGNETPLAAAVREVEEETTLNDLEFNWGEEFIETGPYSRGKVARYYIALTRRDDIELPVNPEIGRPEHAEFRWVDVSEADAITTARLSPVIAWAAQRLKF
- a CDS encoding 2-hydroxyacid dehydrogenase, which gives rise to MKLNAVFLDYATVSHDDIDATPLTRALPGLRFFPTSTPAETGARIADAEVVLLNKITMDAARIAAAPRLKLICVTATGTDNIDLVAARERGIAVCNMRSYCTASVVQHVFALLLALTHHLAGYQALLRDGAWRGSPQFCLLDYPVRELAGKVFGIVGHGELGSAAASVAAGFGMHVLLAARPGTEMAADRVALHDLLGRVDVLSLHCPLTPQTRGLIGAAELALMKPDAVLINTARGALVDAAALANALRGHRLGGAGIDVLEQEPPVDGNPLLADNIPNLIVTPHVAWAAVEARQRAIEEMASNITAWQTGEQRNRVV
- a CDS encoding YcgN family cysteine cluster protein; its protein translation is MPATRKKAAPFWETKTLAQMTRREWESLCDGCGRCCLHKVEDTDTGEIFYTSVACKLLNVKTARCRHYARRLEHVPDCIVLKKQHIGHLKWLPESCAYRRLDEGRGLADWHPLVSGDPDSVYAAGISVAGRAKPGAGVSEDEYDEHLIDWIPVGQRTCDEVP